Proteins from a genomic interval of Capsicum annuum cultivar UCD-10X-F1 chromosome 4, UCD10Xv1.1, whole genome shotgun sequence:
- the LOC107866868 gene encoding DEAD-box ATP-dependent RNA helicase 28: MSTDFLFEQPSDEEIEYEEDDEEEEQEQEESDNEDDNAKPRRNKKAQSAWDFSAYSESVAEEHGRRGTTSIDAKISKAREQLSVPIAKPIDEDSDSDDSHPHRQEEYRPEDDDDDVDTQVAEKKPFFASSEGVSFHANSFMDLHISRPLLRACEALGYTKPTPIQAACIPLALTGRDICGSAITGSGKTAAFALPTLERLLYRPKNRPAIRVLILTPTRELAVQVHSMIGKLSQFMPDIRCCLVVGGLSTKVQEAALRSMPDIVVATPGRMIDHLRNSMSVGLDDLAVLILDEADRLLELGFSAEIRELVRLCPKRRQTMLFSATMTEEVDELIKLSLNKPLRLSADPSAKRPAKLTEEVVRIRRMREGNHEAVLLSLCSKTFTSKVIVFSGTKQAAHRLKIIFGLLGFKAAELHGNLTQAQRLDALELFRRQEVDFLIATDVAARGLDIIGVQTVINFACPRDLTSYVHRVGRTARAGREGYAVTFVTDNDRSLLKAIVKRAGSRLKSRIVAEQSITKWAQVIEQLEDKVSVILQEEREEMALRKAEMEANKAENMIAHRDEIYSRPKRTWFVTEKEKKLVQKAAKESAAAKENGSASKVMSAEQAEDLKMKEKRKREREKNLPRKKRRKLEAAREQLEDEEDVDEGKDKTKREKPGISLVDLAYRRAKAVKAVNKAVNAGKIVRKPGKKPKPKSRVSESMTEQMQDLFQNDMSEKKQRKPFHGGAKKKSSFKSKSRYKRR; encoded by the exons ATGTCTACAGATTTTTTGTTCGAACAACctagtgatgaagaaattgaataCGAGGaagacgatgaagaagaagaacaagaacaggAAGAATCAGATAATGAAGACGACAACGCTAAACCTCGAAGGAATAAGAAGGCGCAATCAGCTTGGGATTTCTCTGCGTACTCTGAATCCGTTGCTGAGGAGCACGGTCGCCGTGGAACAACTTCAATTGATGCTAAGATATCGAAAGCCCGGGAACAATTGTCCGTCCCTATAGCTAAACCAATTGACGAAGATTCTGATTCTGATGATTCACACCCACATCGTCAA GAAGAGTACCGACccgaggatgatgatgatgatgtagatACACAAGTTGCTGAAAAGAAGCCATTTTTTGCCTCATCAGAAGGAGTTTCTTTTCATGCCAATTCGTTTATGGATCTCCATATATCAAGACCGTTGCTTCGGGCTTGTGAAGCATTGGGCTACACTAAGCCCACCCCAATTCAG GCTGCTTGCATTCCACTGGCCTTAACCGGCAGAGATATATGTGGTAGTGCTATAACAGGCTCTGGAAAG ACAGCTGCCTTTGCCTTGCCGACACTGGAGAGACTGTTGTACCGGCCAAAAAATAGGCCTGcaattagggttcttattcttACTCCAACAAGAGAGTTGGCTGTTCA GGTTCATAGTATGATAGGTAAACTTTCCCAATTTATGCCAGATATCAGATGTTGTCTGGTTGTTGGTGGGCTGTCAACCAAG GTGCAAGAGGCAGCATTGAGATCAATGCCTGACATTGTCGTGGCCACTCCAGGACGTATGATAGATCATCTACGAAACTCCATGTCAGTTGGTTTGGATGATCTTGCAGTATTGATACTTGATGAGGCCGATCGTCTGCTGGAGCTGGGTTTCAGTGCTGAAATTCGTGAGCTG GTTAGATTGTGTCCGAAGCGGAGACAGACCATGTTGTTTTCTGCCACAATGACTGAGGAAGTTGATGAGCTCATCAAGCTTTCTCTGAATAAACCTTTGCGCCTATCAGCTGATCCATCTGCGAAACGGCCTGCAAAACTGACTGAAGA GGTAGTTAGAATACGGCGCATGCGTGAAGGAAATCACGAAGCTGTTCTTCTTTCGCTGTGCTCCAAGACCTTCACTTCCAAAGTGATTGTTTTCAG TGGTACAAAGCAAGCAGCGCATAGGTTGAAAATTATATttggtttacttggtttcaaAGCAGCTGAGCTACATGGAAATCTTACGCAAGCCCAGCGTCTAGAT gctCTGGAACTTTTCAGAAGACAGGAAGTGGATTTTTTGATTGCAACCGATGTTGCAGCTCGT GGACTTGACATTATTGGTGTTCAAACTGTTATAAATTTTGCGTGCCCGCGTGATCTTACCAG TTACGTTCATCGAGTTGGACGGACAGCTAGAGCTGGTAGAGAAGGTTATGCCGTTACATTTGTCACAGATAATGATAGGTCTCTTCTAAAAGCCATT GTTAAACGAGCTGGTTCAAGGCTAAAGAGTCGAATTGTAGCAGAGCAATCAATAACTAAGTGGGCACAAGTGATTGAACAGCTCGAGGATAAAGTGTCTGTAATCTTGCAAGAAGAGAG GGAAGAGATGGCACTAAGAAAAGCTGAAATGGAAGCAAATAAG GCAGAGAATATGATTGCCCATAGGGATGAGATTTATTCACGCCCTAAAAGAACATGGTTTGTCACAGAAAAGGAGAAAAAGCTTGTCCAAAAGGCAGCAAAG GAATCCGCAGCAGCCAAAGAAAATGGTTCTGCAAGCAAGGTAATGAGTGCCGAACAAGCAGAAGACCTGAAGATGAAGGAAAAGAGGAAGCGAGAACGAGAG AAAAATCTGCCGAGGAAGAAAAGGAGAAAGTTGGAGGCTGCTCGAGAGCAATTAGAAGATGAAGAAGACGTAGATGAA GGCAAAGATAAAACGAAGAGGGAGAAACCTGGAATTTCCTTAGTTGATCTTGCTTATCGTCGTGCAAAAGCAGTCAAGGCTGTGAACAAGGCAGTTAATGCTGGCAAGATTGTTAGAAAGCCAGGCAAAAAACCGAAACCAAAAAGCAGAGTATCTGAATCAATGACAGAACAAATGCAGGATCTTTTTCAAAACGATATGAGTGAGAAAAAACAAAGGAAACC